In Argonema galeatum A003/A1, one DNA window encodes the following:
- a CDS encoding glutaminase, with protein sequence MANGDNLEAEINPSEVVASPFESFLNDLHLKYKSLNDGKVATYIPELAKVNPDLFGICAHAVDGRVFEVGDCDRLFTIQSISKVFV encoded by the coding sequence ATGGCAAACGGAGACAATCTGGAAGCAGAGATTAACCCATCTGAGGTTGTCGCATCGCCATTTGAGTCCTTTCTGAACGACTTGCATCTCAAGTACAAATCTCTAAACGACGGCAAGGTAGCGACTTACATCCCGGAACTGGCAAAGGTGAACCCTGATTTGTTCGGTATCTGCGCTCACGCGGTGGATGGTCGGGTTTTCGAGGTCGGCGATTGCGATCGGCTATTTACCATTCAATCAATTTCAAAGGTATTTGTATAG